Proteins from one Candidatus Omnitrophota bacterium genomic window:
- a CDS encoding N-acetylneuraminate synthase family protein, with amino-acid sequence MSEKRAIILGAGGVGLISAWKLLEEGWRVDVYEATDQVGGMCKTWKWGEYLLDTGPHIYHTPDENLSKFWESEFGDLFIQREFWCKNVKGDDFKQYWDYPLSWESISRYPKELKDKVLGELHNISLQGRARATNYTEYMDAQVGPTLREMFFKKFPEKIWGISTNHMATDWAPKRIEVRQKVTPFYHKQWNAVGKYGAGCIFERIKEKVLTLGGNIHFNHIVSAFESQGNAISAIEFSIKKSRTVFPDEVIISSLAITDLARFLGYESKLDFRALRTVYLAYDKEMILPKGIDWLYYDSEKTYFSRITEPKKLSPYVSAKDKTYLTLEITCSKDDEIYKMEGEKLVKKVAEQVELVGLAKISEVAASTIHSEDHVYPIQHHGYQEELSKTRSVITSFQQIYSLGTGGEFHYSDIQILFHKAFDLVATLCNKGSNFTQTIRKTKACQLNSVVSIRNREVGFGRPAYIIAEAGLNHNGSIEVAKQLIDRAKESGADAIKFQTFKPGSRISKKVKAARYAETIIGLEETLYDMFDRLAMGHDDQKDLFNYARKSGIEIFSTPFDLESAEFLNSLGVGVFKIASMDLVSLPFIKQVARMGKPMILSTGMSTLGQVEEALEVIRQQDNPNVMLLHCNSSYPAAQEEMNLQVIETLKKCFKVPVGLSDHTFGLFVSHTALVLGADLIERHFTLDRAMEGPDHILSSAPAELAELVSMSKKIPEVLGDGIKRIQPNEYDTLNTQRKSLYAACDIKKGTVITQGMVAIKGPGGGLLPKYFDLVAGRIAKVDIEEDHPITWEAI; translated from the coding sequence ATGAGTGAAAAGAGAGCAATTATTCTTGGAGCCGGTGGAGTTGGCCTAATTTCAGCCTGGAAACTTCTCGAAGAGGGCTGGAGGGTTGATGTCTATGAAGCTACAGACCAGGTTGGTGGGATGTGTAAGACTTGGAAATGGGGAGAGTACTTATTAGATACGGGTCCACACATTTATCATACTCCTGATGAAAATTTATCTAAATTTTGGGAATCTGAATTTGGAGATTTATTTATTCAGCGTGAGTTTTGGTGTAAGAATGTTAAAGGCGATGATTTTAAGCAGTATTGGGACTATCCTTTATCTTGGGAGAGTATTTCTCGGTATCCTAAAGAGTTAAAAGATAAGGTTTTAGGAGAACTGCATAATATAAGCTTGCAAGGAAGAGCTAGAGCTACAAATTATACCGAATATATGGATGCTCAAGTAGGGCCGACCTTGCGTGAGATGTTTTTTAAAAAGTTTCCGGAAAAGATTTGGGGTATTTCAACTAACCATATGGCTACTGATTGGGCACCAAAAAGGATTGAGGTTCGTCAGAAGGTTACTCCTTTTTACCATAAACAGTGGAATGCTGTAGGTAAGTATGGGGCCGGTTGTATCTTTGAGCGAATAAAGGAGAAAGTTTTAACTCTTGGTGGAAATATTCATTTTAATCATATTGTAAGCGCTTTCGAATCGCAAGGAAATGCTATTTCGGCCATTGAGTTTTCAATAAAAAAGAGCAGGACAGTTTTCCCGGACGAAGTTATTATTTCTAGTTTAGCAATTACTGATTTGGCTAGATTTTTAGGTTATGAGAGTAAATTAGATTTTCGTGCTTTGCGTACCGTTTACCTAGCTTATGATAAAGAGATGATTCTGCCTAAAGGTATAGATTGGCTTTATTATGATTCGGAAAAAACTTACTTTAGCCGGATTACTGAACCCAAAAAACTTTCTCCTTACGTGTCTGCTAAAGATAAAACTTATCTTACTTTAGAGATAACTTGTTCTAAAGACGATGAAATCTATAAGATGGAAGGAGAGAAGCTGGTAAAGAAAGTAGCTGAGCAAGTTGAGCTAGTAGGGTTAGCTAAGATTAGTGAGGTAGCTGCTTCAACCATTCATAGCGAAGACCATGTGTATCCTATACAGCATCATGGCTACCAGGAAGAACTCTCTAAAACTCGCTCAGTGATTACCAGCTTTCAACAAATCTACTCTTTGGGAACTGGAGGAGAGTTTCACTATTCGGATATTCAAATTCTTTTTCATAAGGCTTTTGATTTGGTAGCGACACTTTGTAATAAGGGGTCAAACTTTACCCAAACTATTAGAAAAACTAAAGCTTGTCAGTTAAACTCGGTAGTTTCGATTAGAAATCGAGAGGTTGGTTTTGGCAGGCCAGCCTATATAATTGCTGAAGCTGGATTAAATCATAATGGCAGCATAGAAGTGGCTAAACAACTTATTGATCGGGCTAAAGAATCTGGAGCAGACGCGATTAAATTTCAAACTTTTAAGCCGGGAAGCCGAATATCTAAAAAGGTAAAGGCTGCTCGTTATGCCGAAACTATAATTGGCTTAGAAGAGACCCTTTACGACATGTTTGATCGTCTGGCTATGGGGCATGATGATCAAAAAGATCTTTTTAACTATGCTCGAAAGAGTGGTATTGAAATTTTCTCAACTCCTTTTGACCTTGAAAGTGCTGAGTTTTTAAATAGTTTGGGAGTAGGTGTTTTTAAAATAGCTTCGATGGATCTAGTAAGCTTACCTTTTATTAAGCAGGTGGCTAGAATGGGTAAGCCAATGATTCTTTCAACTGGCATGTCGACTTTGGGTCAGGTTGAAGAGGCTTTAGAGGTGATTCGTCAGCAAGACAATCCTAACGTGATGCTACTTCATTGTAACTCTTCTTACCCTGCAGCCCAGGAAGAAATGAATTTGCAGGTTATTGAGACTCTCAAGAAATGTTTTAAGGTTCCGGTGGGACTGTCTGATCATACTTTTGGTTTATTTGTATCACACACAGCTCTTGTGTTGGGTGCGGATTTAATTGAAAGGCATTTTACTTTAGATCGAGCCATGGAAGGACCAGACCATATTTTATCTTCAGCGCCAGCAGAGCTAGCTGAGCTAGTTTCAATGTCAAAGAAAATACCCGAAGTTTTAGGCGATGGTATTAAAAGGATTCAGCCTAATGAATATGATACTTTAAACACGCAAAGAAAAAGTCTTTATGCAGCTTGCGATATTAAAAAAGGAACGGTGATTACACAAGGGATGGTTGCGATTAAAGGTCCTGGTGGAGGGCTTTTACCGAAATATTTTGATTTGGTTGCTGGGCGCATCGCCAAAGTTGACATTGAAGAAGATCATCCAATCACTTGGGAGGCTATTTGA
- a CDS encoding ABC transporter ATP-binding protein/permease — MKHFKNILLKNKALVVVIFISGIIASFMEGLGLGLILPLLEGVKGKMASGVPFPFSIISNFFSTMALGERIRLVAFFLVIITLFKGAAFYLNTLSVTRLQVAAIKYYRMKCYDQLMKLGMSYLNGQKMGHLQTIVITHTERLGSLVNIVASLVFRSCTLIMLMVMLFILSWKMTMISLFIVVFASVLLRKIAQRAEKSGKRLTESIKELNRTILDTLLGMKIIRFFCRQKDMTREFQAKVEDVNRNMYALARARRSLQPLFETLGVTSFALILLIGSFLLMSENKGLGLEVVLTFILIFFRILPPAMALNDARVGIRGDLPYYRQAHQFIDSQDKSYLSGGSKTIERLSKKIEFQNLEFSYNLKELIVLKNLSFSIPKGAKVGIVGHSGCGKSTIVELILRFYDPQKGNIFIDGFDLKDLNLNSWRRLVGVVSQDTFLFHDTIRANIIFAKPDSTQQEIEYAARKAHAYDFIQNLPKRYDTLVGERGVLLSGGQRQRIAIARAIIMDPDILIFDEATSSLDTESEGIVQKALDEVGEGKTVITIAHRLSTIYDSDIILVFDSGEIVQQGTHRELIKQGGLYGKLVKMQTMDDLEPKNIFIR; from the coding sequence ATGAAACACTTTAAGAATATTTTATTAAAAAATAAGGCTCTTGTAGTTGTTATTTTTATTTCTGGAATAATTGCTTCTTTCATGGAGGGATTAGGCTTAGGTTTAATTTTGCCTCTTTTAGAGGGGGTTAAGGGTAAGATGGCTTCGGGGGTTCCTTTTCCTTTCAGTATTATTTCAAATTTTTTTAGCACAATGGCTCTTGGAGAGAGAATAAGATTAGTCGCATTTTTTTTAGTTATTATCACCCTCTTCAAGGGGGCAGCTTTTTACCTTAATACTTTATCAGTAACTCGTCTTCAGGTAGCGGCAATTAAGTATTATCGAATGAAGTGTTACGATCAGTTAATGAAGTTGGGCATGAGTTATCTTAATGGACAAAAAATGGGTCATTTGCAAACTATTGTTATTACTCATACTGAGAGATTAGGTTCGTTAGTCAACATAGTTGCTAGTCTTGTTTTTAGAAGCTGTACTTTAATAATGCTTATGGTGATGTTGTTTATTTTATCTTGGAAGATGACCATGATTTCTCTTTTTATTGTTGTTTTTGCTTCAGTATTATTGCGCAAGATTGCCCAGCGGGCTGAAAAATCCGGTAAAAGGCTTACGGAGTCTATTAAAGAACTTAACCGAACAATTTTAGATACTCTTCTAGGGATGAAAATAATCCGTTTCTTTTGCCGTCAAAAAGACATGACTAGAGAGTTTCAGGCTAAAGTTGAAGATGTGAATAGGAACATGTATGCGCTTGCTAGGGCTCGACGGTCGCTTCAGCCTCTTTTTGAAACTTTAGGAGTAACAAGCTTTGCTTTAATTCTTTTAATCGGATCGTTTTTATTAATGTCAGAGAACAAGGGATTAGGCCTAGAGGTTGTTTTAACTTTTATTTTAATATTTTTTAGAATTCTTCCTCCGGCAATGGCTCTTAATGATGCTCGGGTAGGCATTAGAGGAGACTTACCCTATTATCGTCAAGCCCATCAGTTTATAGATAGTCAGGATAAGTCTTATTTATCCGGCGGGAGCAAAACAATCGAAAGATTATCTAAAAAAATTGAATTTCAAAATTTGGAATTTAGCTATAATCTTAAAGAGCTTATTGTTTTGAAAAATTTATCATTTAGTATTCCTAAAGGTGCTAAAGTCGGAATCGTTGGCCATTCAGGATGCGGAAAATCTACAATTGTTGAGTTAATTTTACGTTTTTATGATCCGCAAAAGGGAAATATTTTTATTGATGGTTTTGATTTAAAAGATTTGAATTTGAATTCTTGGCGTAGACTCGTGGGTGTTGTTTCTCAGGATACGTTTCTTTTTCATGACACTATCAGGGCTAATATTATCTTTGCTAAACCGGATTCTACTCAGCAAGAAATAGAATACGCAGCAAGAAAAGCGCATGCTTACGATTTCATTCAAAATTTACCTAAACGCTACGATACTCTAGTTGGTGAAAGAGGGGTGCTGCTGTCGGGTGGTCAAAGGCAAAGAATTGCTATTGCCCGGGCTATCATCATGGATCCTGATATACTTATTTTTGACGAAGCAACTTCTAGCTTGGATACAGAGTCGGAAGGGATAGTCCAAAAGGCGCTTGATGAGGTTGGAGAGGGTAAGACAGTGATTACCATTGCTCATCGTCTTTCTACTATTTATGATTCGGATATAATTTTAGTTTTTGATTCTGGAGAAATAGTCCAACAAGGAACACACCGAGAGCTAATTAAGCAGGGAGGCCTTTATGGCAAGTTAGTTAAGATGCAAACTATGGATGATTTAGAGCCTAAAAATATTTTTATAAGATGA
- a CDS encoding TIGR00180 family glycosyltransferase: MVTLVIPTKNRSDFLIRILRYYADTNYQYTICIGDSSEQFHLDTTKKFIDSLNGKLKIMYFEYPGLGISLCFKKLINQVKTPYAAIVLDDDFIIEQSLRKCVDFLENNLDYSSAGGRAIVFSLKEPGAHGEIKNVGVYSQRNIEGKTASQRLADHLKNYTVTLFSVHRIETWRHLWQNVVKSSERAFMEELIPCCLSVIHGKKKVFDDLYLVRQDHEQRAFHMDTYDWVTHQDWFNSYNIFHDSLEEALAYKDGISRDEAHGVIKEGFWKYLNKSFVSKYDIRYKTKIEGINLKKIIKRSPTVFNIANYIQLLFRRHLKVSTLLNKKSPYCSNFAAVYRAVTEKPLFGNKVYCNID, from the coding sequence ATGGTAACACTTGTAATTCCTACAAAAAACCGTTCTGATTTTTTAATCAGAATTTTACGATATTACGCAGACACAAACTATCAGTACACTATTTGTATAGGTGATTCTAGTGAACAGTTTCATTTAGATACTACGAAGAAATTTATTGATAGTTTAAATGGTAAATTAAAAATTATGTATTTCGAGTATCCTGGATTAGGTATTTCTTTATGCTTTAAAAAATTAATTAATCAAGTTAAAACACCCTACGCAGCTATAGTGTTGGACGATGATTTTATCATTGAGCAATCCCTCAGGAAGTGTGTTGATTTTTTGGAAAATAATCTTGATTATAGTTCTGCTGGTGGCAGGGCTATAGTTTTTTCTCTTAAAGAACCTGGCGCTCATGGTGAAATTAAAAATGTAGGCGTTTATTCGCAGAGAAATATTGAGGGAAAAACTGCCAGCCAGAGGCTGGCTGACCATTTAAAAAACTATACAGTTACTCTTTTTTCTGTGCATAGGATAGAAACATGGCGTCATCTTTGGCAAAATGTAGTTAAGTCTTCCGAGAGAGCATTTATGGAAGAGCTAATACCTTGTTGTCTTTCGGTAATACACGGCAAGAAAAAAGTTTTTGATGATTTATATTTAGTTCGTCAAGATCATGAGCAGCGTGCTTTCCATATGGATACATATGATTGGGTAACTCATCAGGATTGGTTTAATTCCTATAATATATTTCATGATTCCTTAGAAGAAGCTTTGGCGTATAAAGATGGCATTAGTAGGGATGAAGCGCATGGGGTTATAAAAGAAGGTTTTTGGAAATATTTAAATAAGAGTTTTGTCTCGAAATATGATATACGCTATAAAACTAAGATTGAAGGCATTAATCTAAAAAAAATTATAAAACGTAGCCCCACAGTTTTTAATATAGCTAATTATATACAATTATTGTTTCGAAGGCACTTAAAAGTTTCAACTTTACTCAATAAAAAATCGCCATATTGTAGTAATTTTGCAGCAGTGTATCGTGCGGTTACAGAAAAGCCTCTTTTTGGAAATAAGGTTTATTGCAATATTGATTAG
- a CDS encoding N-acetylneuraminate synthase family protein, translating into MNKLYENLLPKNGYVIGELACGHEGDFKKLKQLIEAVAVSGADGVKFQIFIPQERANKDHHEWDIFNKLAISEEDWKAAANYARQKKLAVFADIFGEASFQIAKRIGVDGFKIHSEDLLNTFFISRVAQENKILMIGVGGAHRIEIYQLLNYLKTQGLVENLLLTTGVQTFPTPLEVHFLQEVSDLLSCYSSFGVKLAFADHISGDLEEAKIVPLMALAKGAAVIEKHVTINRDDEWEDYQSALSKEVFGDFVKQLKKLSPLLKELGPQTPFEIQYRKIFKKTPVAAIDLESGQLIKPEHIKYVKHAKHAVPLSALNLVGRQCKNNLSKGQVLRLKDIKVKVGGIIVARCSSNRLPSKATRKILERETIALLIERIKRCRNLDCVVLATSTDPSDDVLEEIAKREGVLPFRGSLENLSLRFYQAAKHYNIDHIVRVTGDDIIRDEVMIDKIVESHLFNSSEVTFADNMPYGTVSDVFSLNAIETILNTAQVPENTEYLEWYLGNSRYFSINYVKSDYEFNPRWRLTLDYEEDFLFFKEIFECFYGHKPDFTLADVLKLLADQPQIAEINMAKTAKYTKNDINVKLTI; encoded by the coding sequence ATGAATAAATTATATGAAAATTTGCTACCTAAAAATGGATATGTAATTGGCGAGCTTGCTTGTGGCCACGAAGGTGATTTTAAGAAGTTAAAGCAACTCATCGAGGCCGTAGCTGTAAGTGGAGCAGATGGCGTCAAATTTCAAATTTTTATTCCTCAAGAAAGAGCGAACAAAGATCATCATGAGTGGGATATTTTTAATAAGCTGGCGATTTCAGAAGAGGATTGGAAGGCAGCTGCAAATTATGCCCGCCAAAAGAAGTTAGCAGTATTTGCCGATATTTTTGGCGAGGCTAGTTTTCAAATAGCAAAAAGAATTGGTGTCGATGGATTTAAAATACATTCAGAAGATTTGCTCAATACTTTTTTTATCAGCCGAGTTGCTCAGGAAAATAAAATTCTTATGATCGGAGTAGGCGGGGCACATCGTATCGAGATCTATCAATTACTTAATTATTTGAAAACCCAAGGATTAGTTGAAAATCTATTATTAACTACTGGAGTACAGACCTTTCCTACTCCGCTAGAAGTACATTTTTTACAAGAGGTCAGCGATCTTCTTTCTTGTTATAGTTCTTTCGGTGTTAAGCTGGCCTTCGCCGATCATATTTCTGGTGATTTAGAAGAGGCCAAAATCGTACCCTTGATGGCTTTGGCTAAGGGGGCTGCAGTTATTGAGAAGCATGTTACCATTAACAGAGATGATGAGTGGGAGGATTATCAGTCGGCTTTAAGCAAAGAGGTCTTTGGCGATTTTGTTAAACAACTAAAAAAACTTTCACCGCTTCTAAAAGAACTAGGGCCACAAACCCCATTTGAGATCCAATACCGGAAAATATTTAAGAAGACTCCGGTAGCGGCAATAGATTTAGAATCTGGTCAGCTGATTAAGCCGGAGCATATCAAATATGTTAAGCATGCAAAGCATGCAGTCCCTCTTTCGGCTTTAAATCTTGTAGGTAGGCAATGCAAAAATAATCTAAGCAAGGGGCAGGTTTTACGCCTTAAGGATATTAAGGTTAAAGTTGGCGGGATTATCGTAGCCCGGTGTAGCTCTAATCGTCTTCCTAGCAAAGCCACAAGAAAAATTTTGGAGCGCGAGACAATAGCTTTACTTATTGAGCGAATCAAGCGCTGTCGCAACCTTGATTGTGTGGTTTTAGCTACTTCGACTGATCCTTCTGATGATGTATTGGAGGAAATCGCCAAACGAGAAGGCGTCCTTCCTTTTAGAGGATCTTTAGAGAACCTTTCTTTGCGTTTTTATCAGGCAGCTAAACATTACAATATCGATCATATCGTTAGAGTTACCGGAGATGACATTATTCGTGACGAAGTGATGATTGATAAAATCGTAGAAAGCCATTTATTTAACTCTTCGGAAGTCACTTTTGCCGATAATATGCCTTACGGGACAGTGAGTGATGTTTTTAGCTTAAATGCTATAGAAACGATATTAAATACAGCCCAGGTCCCTGAGAACACCGAATATTTAGAATGGTATTTAGGTAACAGCCGTTATTTTAGCATTAATTATGTTAAATCTGACTATGAATTTAACCCGAGGTGGAGGCTTACTTTAGATTACGAAGAAGACTTTCTTTTTTTTAAGGAAATCTTCGAGTGTTTTTATGGCCATAAGCCTGATTTTACTTTAGCTGATGTTTTAAAATTGTTAGCCGACCAGCCACAAATAGCCGAGATTAATATGGCTAAGACCGCTAAATATACTAAAAACGATATTAACGTTAAATTAACTATATAG
- a CDS encoding sugar phosphate isomerase/epimerase has translation MFFISSSCTRKRKVNEAIQDLLGFGVKNIELSGGLVIYDQWEADFRLLRDSEELNILIHNYFPPPALKKDAFVLNLASDNEQLKQKSFELIKKSFKFISDFGISLYSVHGGHSVDMLPELKDMHFIVDKESKRDKFQASFNFYESLERIVAESLPDSKKLAVENLFPFSKEQNYCLMTLPEEIEKFLKYSRKYKNVGLLLDLGHLNVAGKAFNFDPAKCAERILSEYSDKIFQLHLSDNDGTFDFHKVCSSNSWQLKLVENFYEVVKHVPIVFEWHCKTNSNEQIRDGISYIKSYFGQTAFTELEDSKHLIYEN, from the coding sequence ATGTTTTTTATTTCATCATCTTGCACAAGAAAAAGAAAAGTTAACGAGGCAATTCAGGACTTATTAGGTTTTGGTGTTAAGAATATCGAATTATCTGGCGGTCTTGTTATTTATGATCAATGGGAGGCTGATTTTCGTCTTTTGAGGGATTCGGAAGAACTAAATATTTTGATACATAATTATTTTCCACCGCCAGCACTTAAAAAAGATGCTTTTGTGCTCAATCTCGCTTCAGATAATGAGCAGCTTAAGCAAAAAAGTTTTGAACTTATTAAGAAGTCATTTAAATTTATAAGTGATTTTGGTATTTCTTTATATAGCGTTCACGGAGGCCATAGTGTTGATATGCTTCCGGAGTTAAAAGATATGCATTTTATTGTAGATAAGGAGTCTAAAAGAGATAAATTTCAAGCAAGTTTTAATTTTTATGAAAGTCTAGAAAGGATAGTCGCAGAAAGTTTGCCTGATAGTAAAAAATTAGCGGTTGAGAATCTTTTTCCATTCAGTAAAGAACAGAATTATTGCTTGATGACTTTACCCGAAGAGATAGAGAAATTTTTAAAATATAGTCGAAAATACAAAAATGTTGGTTTGTTGTTAGATTTGGGCCATTTAAATGTTGCTGGAAAAGCTTTTAATTTTGACCCGGCTAAGTGTGCCGAAAGAATATTATCTGAATATTCCGATAAAATTTTTCAATTGCATCTTTCCGACAATGATGGGACCTTTGATTTCCACAAAGTTTGTAGTAGCAATTCTTGGCAGCTCAAATTAGTCGAAAATTTCTATGAAGTTGTAAAACACGTTCCGATTGTGTTTGAGTGGCATTGCAAGACAAATTCAAACGAGCAGATTAGAGATGGAATTAGCTATATTAAATCTTATTTTGGCCAGACTGCTTTTACTGAGTTAGAGGACAGTAAACATTTAATTTATGAGAACTAA
- a CDS encoding DegT/DnrJ/EryC1/StrS family aminotransferase codes for MRTNTENTKLSFGTMSVTAKAKQLVTEAMDSGMLSQGKYVREFEERFADLVGVKEAVAVSTGTEADTLALAVLYDFGAKRGDEVIIPALSFVATGNAVLHAGFKPVFVDIQRETLNINPDEIEAAITKKTKAIMPVHLMGKPAEMDRIIEIAKKHNLCVVEDAAEAHGAVYKGKNIGAWGDMAAYSLYAAHIISTIEGGIVVTDRKDFAEVLRSLRSHGRFCKCKQCVLNVGKGECLKRFKGNKDQRFDFERIGYSSKMNELEAAVGLGNLDIYQDIFKKRRENLIYLIGQFSRFAPYLFTINEEDHETVGPHAFPVIVGEDTGFSRDELVFYLKSKGIDSRNLFLSMPTQCRGFEFLGYKLGEFPNAEYIADNGFHIGVHQGLGRRELEYFVEGTKQFLDRR; via the coding sequence ATGAGAACTAATACAGAAAATACTAAGTTATCTTTTGGTACGATGTCAGTAACTGCTAAGGCAAAACAGTTAGTTACCGAAGCAATGGATTCAGGAATGCTTTCTCAGGGAAAGTATGTAAGAGAATTTGAAGAAAGGTTTGCCGATTTGGTTGGCGTAAAGGAAGCGGTTGCCGTGTCAACTGGAACCGAAGCCGATACTTTAGCTTTAGCCGTACTTTATGATTTTGGAGCAAAAAGAGGCGATGAAGTAATTATTCCGGCATTGTCATTCGTTGCAACTGGAAATGCAGTGTTACATGCTGGCTTTAAGCCAGTTTTTGTAGATATTCAAAGAGAAACTTTAAATATTAACCCTGATGAAATAGAGGCAGCAATTACCAAAAAAACAAAGGCTATTATGCCGGTACATTTAATGGGTAAACCGGCTGAAATGGATAGAATAATTGAAATAGCTAAGAAGCATAATTTGTGCGTTGTTGAAGATGCCGCTGAGGCTCATGGCGCAGTATATAAAGGTAAGAATATTGGAGCTTGGGGTGATATGGCTGCCTATAGTCTTTATGCCGCCCATATTATTTCTACAATTGAGGGCGGCATTGTTGTTACTGATCGTAAAGATTTTGCTGAGGTTTTAAGATCTTTGCGTTCACACGGACGATTTTGTAAATGTAAGCAATGTGTATTAAATGTCGGTAAGGGCGAATGCCTAAAGCGTTTCAAAGGCAATAAAGATCAAAGATTTGATTTTGAACGCATCGGTTATTCTTCAAAGATGAATGAACTCGAAGCAGCAGTCGGATTAGGAAATCTTGATATTTATCAAGATATCTTTAAGAAACGCAGAGAAAACCTTATCTATTTAATTGGGCAATTTTCTAGATTCGCACCTTATCTTTTTACGATAAACGAAGAAGATCATGAAACTGTTGGCCCGCACGCATTTCCAGTTATTGTTGGGGAAGATACAGGCTTTAGCCGCGATGAATTAGTTTTTTACTTAAAATCAAAGGGTATTGATTCGAGAAATCTTTTTTTATCAATGCCAACTCAATGCCGAGGGTTTGAATTTTTAGGTTATAAACTTGGGGAATTTCCTAATGCTGAATATATAGCCGATAATGGTTTTCATATCGGCGTGCATCAAGGCTTGGGAAGAAGAGAGCTTGAGTATTTCGTAGAAGGGACTAAGCAATTCTTGGATAGACGGTGA
- a CDS encoding NAD(P)-binding domain-containing protein: MSYTRQARDLLKVILNLAKAENKLSGFCISNTAKIDKQGLYFTPVRNTPRMVIAGVVVYSEKQAIEIAEIVDGKVDYILVDAEKKVSGEMSVSGVAANVERSVREILTKSKLWVYKGNDLAVEALDSLLSYLTKDSLRGVGAKKIAIIGAGNLGCKLALKLVERGAHVFITRRDRDKVASIARVLNYIKPRYTNAEVVGTVDNEAAAKNADILIGMTQGIPVITEKIIANLSTQALIIDGGKGTFYPAAIKMARERGIEIYRLDVSSAFEGAIATLFSLEDAMKNRIGRRLLYGEPIVAGGLMGREGDVVVDSIFEPKIIYGIANGKGDFIRNPSSEQLVRIEKVKKAISLELSAKVS; the protein is encoded by the coding sequence ATGAGCTATACAAGGCAAGCCAGAGACTTATTGAAGGTAATATTGAATTTAGCTAAAGCCGAAAACAAACTTTCTGGATTTTGCATTAGTAATACTGCCAAGATAGACAAGCAAGGCCTTTATTTCACGCCAGTGAGGAATACGCCTAGAATGGTAATTGCTGGAGTCGTTGTCTATAGTGAAAAACAAGCCATAGAGATAGCTGAGATAGTTGATGGGAAGGTTGACTACATTTTAGTCGATGCTGAAAAGAAAGTTTCTGGAGAAATGTCTGTAAGTGGTGTAGCGGCTAATGTTGAGCGTTCAGTGCGTGAAATTTTAACCAAATCTAAATTATGGGTTTATAAGGGTAATGACTTAGCAGTGGAGGCTTTAGATAGTTTACTTTCTTATTTGACTAAGGATTCTTTAAGAGGTGTTGGCGCGAAAAAGATAGCGATTATCGGGGCGGGCAATTTAGGCTGTAAATTAGCACTTAAATTAGTGGAAAGGGGTGCTCATGTTTTCATAACACGAAGGGATAGAGATAAGGTTGCTAGCATAGCCAGAGTTCTTAATTACATTAAACCTAGATATACTAACGCTGAGGTAGTGGGTACTGTTGACAATGAGGCCGCAGCCAAAAATGCTGACATTTTAATTGGGATGACTCAAGGGATACCGGTTATTACCGAAAAGATCATAGCCAACCTTTCGACTCAGGCCTTGATTATCGATGGAGGCAAAGGAACTTTTTATCCTGCGGCTATCAAGATGGCTCGGGAGCGCGGCATTGAAATCTATAGACTGGATGTAAGTTCAGCCTTTGAGGGCGCAATAGCTACTCTTTTTTCTCTGGAAGATGCTATGAAAAATCGAATTGGCCGGCGCTTACTCTATGGTGAACCAATAGTTGCCGGAGGCTTAATGGGAAGGGAGGGCGATGTGGTGGTGGACAGCATTTTTGAACCTAAAATAATCTATGGTATCGCCAACGGTAAGGGAGATTTCATTCGTAATCCCTCAAGCGAGCAATTGGTCAGAATAGAAAAAGTTAAGAAGGCGATATCTTTAGAGTTATCTGCAAAGGTAAGTTAA